A section of the Eriocheir sinensis breed Jianghai 21 chromosome 62, ASM2467909v1, whole genome shotgun sequence genome encodes:
- the LOC126986549 gene encoding integumentary mucin C.1-like, with protein MATGALQTRRSRVLAADRWITVLALHLSAKRTTKATTKATTRATTRATTRATTKATTKATKNANKKATKKRTTKTTKSTEKATKKRTTRPTTKTTMPSKTTTPTTVTRTAPTITPTTTITTTTTSTATLIPRSHVSSVGQNTTSPDFDVQSGSHTTTTTPTASTTTTSATPTTAATTTTLPLPTTTTTTPLPTTTTTTLSATSTTATTLTPVTTTASPAKVTPTSTITITSTAITPIRSTPDLT; from the exons ATGGCGACTGGAGCACTACAGACACGGCGATCTCGAGTCCTTGCTGCAGATCGCTGGATAACTGTCCTGGCGCTGCACCTGAGCG CAAAAAGAACCACAAAAGCAACCACAAAAGCAACCACGAGAGCAACCACGAGAGCAACCACGAGAGCAACCACAAAAGCAACCACGAAAGCAACCAAAAACGCAAATAAAAAAGCAACCAAGAAAAGAACCACGAAAACAACCAAATCAACCGAGAAAGCAACCAAGAAAAGAACCACAAGACCAACCACGAAAACAACCATGCCGTCTAAAACTACAACCCCCACAACAGTCACCAGAACagcccccaccatcacccctaccacaaccatcaccacaacaacaacatcaacagcaacgcTCATCCCCCGCAGTCATGTTTCGTCCGTGGGTCAAAACACCACCTCCCCAGACTTCGACGTCCAATCAGGAAgtcacacaaccacaaccaccccgaccgcatcaaccaccaccacg tcagcaacacccaccaccgccgccaccaccaccaccctaccactacccaccaccaccaccaccacaccactacccaccaccaccaccaccaccctctcagcaacatccaccaccgccaccaccttaacaccagtcaccaccaccgccagcccaGCAAAAGTCACCCCCACCTCAACGATAACAATCACGTCCACCGCCATAACTCCCATCCGATCAactcctgacctgacctaa